A single window of Nicotiana tomentosiformis chromosome 1, ASM39032v3, whole genome shotgun sequence DNA harbors:
- the LOC104118677 gene encoding probable 26S proteasome non-ATPase regulatory subunit 3: MTQDVEMKEQAAPPSNSLSSTAPSIFHHLKEIASLIETGAYAREVRRISRAVRLTMALRKKLKASSLSAFLNYVLVPGSEVYSRLSSFLPKEDEQDMEVDTATSGAQAPIKNPLPELEIYCYLLVLIFLIDQKKYNEAKACSSASIARLKTVNRRTVDVLASRLYFYYSLCYELTGDLAEIRGNLLALHRIATLRHDELGQETLLNLLLRNYLHYNLYDQAEKLRSKAPRFEAHSNQQFSRYLFYLGKIRTIQLEYTDAKESLLQAARKAPQAALGFRVQCNKWAIIVRLLLGEIPERTVFMQKGMEKALRPYFELTNAVRIGDLELFRKVAEKFSSTFSSDGTNNLIVRLRHNVIRTGLRNISISYSRISLVDVAKKLRLDSPNPVADAESIVSKAIRDGAIDATLDHANGWMVSKETGDIYSTNEPQIAFNSRIAFCLNMHNEAVRALRFPPNSHKEKESAEKRRERQQQEQELAKHIAEEDDDDF, translated from the exons ATGACTCAAGACGTGGAGATGAAGGAGCAAGCAGCTCCTCCTTCCAATTCTCTTTCATCCACTGCCCCTTCCATCTTCCACC ATTTGAAAGAGATAGCATCGTTGATTGAGACTGGGGCATATGCTCGTGAGGTTCGGAGGATTTCGAGAGCCGTGAGGCTGACTATGGCACTGAGGAAGAAGCTAAAGGCTTCTTCACTATCTGCTTTCCTCAATTATGTTCTAGTGCCTGGATCTGAGGTGTATTCCCGGCTATCTTCCTTCCTACCCAAG GAAGACGAGCAGGATATGGAAGTTGATACTGCAACATCTGGAGCTCAGGCACCGATTAAGAATCCTTTGCCAGAGCTTGAGATCTATTGCTACTTGCTTGTATTGATATTTCTAATCGACCAGAAGAAATACAATGAG GCTAAGGCTTGCTCCTCAGCAAGTATTGCTCGTCTGAAAACTGTCAACAGGAGGACTGTTGATGTACTAGCTTCTAGGCTTTACTTCTACTACTCTCTGTGTTATGAACTTACTGGTGATCTTGCCGAAATTCGAGG TAATCTCCTTGCATTGCATCGGATTGCAACATTACGCCATGATGAGTTGGGTCAG GAAACACTCCTTAATCTGCTGCTGCGGAATTATCTTCACTACAACTTGTACGATCAAGCAGAGAAATTGAGGTCAAAGGCCCCCCGTTTTGAAGCTCATTCAAATCAGCAG TTCAGCCGATACCTCTTTTACCTTGGAAAGATCAGGACAATCCAGTTGGAATACACTGATGCTAAAGAATCTCTTCTTCAAGCTGCTCGTAAAGCTCCTCAGGCTGCTCTTGGTTTCCGAGTTCAATGCAATAAATGGGCTATTATTGTCCGGTTATTGCTTGGAGAGATTCCAGAAAGGACTGTTTTTATGCAGAAAGGCATGGAGAAAGCATTAAGGCCATACTTTGAGCTGACAAAT GCTGTTCGCATAGGAGATCTGGAGTTATTTAGGAAAGTTGCTGAGAAGTTCTCCAGCACTTTTAGTTCAGATGGAACTAACAATTTGATTGTGAGACTCCGGCATAATGTCATTAGGACTGGGCTACGAAACATCAGTATCTCATACTCTCGGATCTCGCTGGTTGATGTTGCAAAAAAGCTGAGGTTGGATTCTCCAAACCCTGTTGCTGATGCTGAGAGTATCGTGTCCAAAGCAATTCGAGATGGTGCAATTGATGCGACGTTGGATCATGCGAATGGATGGATGGTATCGAAGGAGACTGGGGACATCTACTCTACAAATGAGCCTCAAATTGCTTTTAACTCAAGAATTGCCTTCTGTCTGAATATGCATAATGAGGCTGTGCGTGCTCTTCGATTTCCTCCAAATTCCCACAAGGAGAAAGAAAGTGCTGAGAAGAGGAGAGAGAGACAACAGCAAGAACAAGAGCTTGCTAAGCACATAGCTGAAGAGGATGATGATGATTTCTGA